The Mycolicibacterium smegmatis genome has a window encoding:
- a CDS encoding non-ribosomal peptide synthetase, whose amino-acid sequence MTATGTPPGIEDVLALSPLQQGLYSLAGLTEEDTGADPYVIAMAADIEGAVDPALLRSCAEAMLVRHPNLRASFFQGNLTRPVAVVPTAVDLPWRHVTAPTAEAAAAIEAEERTRRFDLGRGPLIRFLLIEMPAQRWRLVVTAHHIAIDGWSLPVFVGEYITLYAADGDTAVFPAAPRPYRDYIGWLAGRDHDASRARWRAHLDGLDGPTLLSPALSGREAEPGLPARTEVTLDEQASAEIFDGARARGVTVNTLFQMAWAAILSAFTDRTDVVYGVTVSGRPDELSGVESMVGLFINTVPLRIRLDPARSVGRQCLAVQREAADLRDHSYLSHTEIRALGGIGELFDTLLVYENFPPGGLVGSDEFPLGSDGGGAVLRPSALESLSHFPVTIAAHPTHGRLTVLVETLDGALGMLDPHTLGRRVLTVVQRLLRSWDRPLRDVAVTLDDEDAPGTFTATRADTTVRTGGFHTAFTETAAQRLGSIALTWDGGELTYRQLDEAADRVAAELRRRGVATETPVPIRLPRGPEYVVAMLGVLKAGGLIVPLDPAMPGERVGEILRQTHPDGQRPIIVDEAFVSAVRAADAELPADYRPAHVHPGQGAYIVFTSGTTGKPKGVIGTHQALLAYAADHARNVLRPAAQRVGHPLRVAHAWSFTFDAAWQPLVALLDGHANHIVGDDVQRDAEALVETIGRHGIDMIDTTPSMFTQLRAAGLLSTVPLAVLALGGEAIDTALWQAIQAECERTWMSAHNCYGPTEATVEAVVAAIADHRDPCIGKPTDPTAAYVLDSWLRPVPAGVAGELYLAGGQLTRGYVGRPGETAARFVADPFTLGARMYRTGDVVRRTPDGALQFLGRSDDQVKIRGFRVEPGEVAAALHRHPQVRHAHVALRRHRSGPRLVAYVVTDASLADAAGELRRMLAATLPRYLVPHHILLVDEIPLTTNGKVDDARLAALDSGRQSGGFQGPATDTERVVAEVLAEVLDTRAVDVTAEFLDLGLDSIVALTVVQAVRRRGLALRARLMLECANVRELAAAIDADAHHAAVDHTPEDSGPIPLLPNGSWLYQYGEPRRLAQTEAFRLPEGTTAAQLRTLLRTVVDGHEVLRTRLDRVTRTLVPHGPRDVLTEAVGVGTLADAVAEQAALSVDRIDPQQGSMLDAVWLRHPDAPGGVLILTAHVLALDPASWRIVVGELETAWHALASGREPTPVREHTSLRRWSRMLSERALKLDTVDFWHRQFDGADPDIGARRVDPATDRMRDIAVEMTFADADLTARLLTGGVPVTEVLAAATARTVTAWRRERGQPTPAPLLALETHGRADAVVSADLGEDPHQVDTGDTAGLLSMIYPLRVTAGDARGVAELVAAIPGDPIDYGLLRHLREDTAESLGVHRDPQLLLNYLGRIELDSADHALLQDRSLLSGVTPIPEPDVAVRHELTIMAAVIDRDGSAVLGAQWRTLPDILSAAEVGTLQTMWLDALREVVE is encoded by the coding sequence ATGACCGCCACCGGAACCCCGCCGGGCATCGAGGACGTCCTGGCGCTGAGCCCGCTGCAGCAGGGCCTGTACTCGCTGGCCGGGCTCACCGAGGAGGACACGGGTGCCGACCCGTACGTCATCGCGATGGCGGCTGACATCGAGGGTGCCGTCGATCCGGCGCTGCTGCGGTCGTGCGCCGAGGCGATGCTGGTGCGCCACCCCAACCTGCGGGCGAGTTTCTTCCAGGGCAACCTGACCCGCCCGGTCGCGGTGGTGCCGACGGCCGTCGATCTCCCGTGGCGGCACGTCACCGCGCCCACGGCCGAGGCCGCCGCTGCCATCGAGGCCGAGGAGCGCACGCGCCGTTTCGATCTCGGGCGTGGACCGCTCATCCGGTTCCTGCTCATCGAGATGCCCGCGCAGCGTTGGCGTCTGGTGGTCACGGCTCACCACATCGCGATCGACGGCTGGTCGTTGCCCGTGTTCGTGGGCGAGTACATCACGCTGTACGCGGCCGACGGCGACACCGCGGTGTTCCCCGCGGCGCCGCGTCCATACCGTGATTACATCGGCTGGCTCGCCGGGCGCGATCACGACGCCAGCCGCGCGAGGTGGCGCGCCCACCTCGACGGGCTGGACGGCCCGACACTGCTGTCGCCCGCGCTGTCGGGCCGCGAGGCCGAACCGGGACTGCCCGCACGCACCGAGGTCACGCTGGACGAGCAGGCGTCCGCGGAGATCTTCGACGGCGCACGCGCGCGGGGTGTCACGGTCAACACGCTGTTCCAGATGGCCTGGGCGGCAATCCTCTCGGCGTTTACCGACCGCACCGACGTGGTGTACGGCGTGACCGTGTCGGGCCGTCCCGACGAACTGTCCGGTGTCGAGTCCATGGTCGGCCTGTTCATCAACACCGTTCCGCTGCGCATCCGGCTCGATCCGGCGCGATCCGTGGGCCGGCAGTGCCTCGCGGTGCAGCGCGAGGCCGCCGATCTGCGCGACCACAGCTACCTCAGCCACACCGAGATCCGAGCGCTCGGCGGTATCGGTGAACTGTTCGACACGCTGCTGGTGTACGAGAACTTCCCACCCGGCGGACTGGTGGGCAGCGACGAGTTCCCGCTCGGGTCGGATGGTGGCGGGGCCGTGTTGCGCCCCTCGGCGCTGGAGAGCCTGTCGCACTTTCCGGTCACCATCGCCGCGCACCCCACCCACGGCAGACTCACGGTGCTCGTCGAAACACTCGACGGCGCACTGGGAATGCTCGACCCGCACACTCTGGGGCGCCGCGTGCTCACCGTCGTGCAGCGCCTCTTGCGGTCGTGGGACCGGCCGCTGCGCGACGTCGCGGTCACCCTCGACGACGAAGATGCCCCCGGGACATTTACCGCGACTCGCGCCGACACGACCGTCCGCACCGGTGGTTTCCACACCGCCTTCACCGAGACGGCCGCGCAGCGACTCGGGTCGATCGCGCTGACCTGGGACGGTGGGGAACTCACCTACCGGCAGCTCGACGAGGCGGCCGACCGTGTCGCGGCCGAACTGCGCCGGCGCGGCGTGGCGACGGAGACCCCGGTACCGATACGACTGCCGCGCGGGCCCGAGTACGTGGTGGCGATGCTCGGCGTGCTCAAGGCCGGCGGCCTGATCGTGCCGCTGGACCCGGCGATGCCCGGGGAACGGGTCGGCGAGATCCTCCGCCAGACCCACCCCGACGGGCAACGACCGATCATCGTCGACGAGGCGTTCGTGTCCGCCGTGCGCGCGGCGGACGCCGAACTGCCCGCCGACTACCGGCCCGCGCACGTGCACCCCGGACAGGGCGCCTACATCGTCTTCACGTCCGGGACCACCGGAAAGCCCAAGGGCGTCATCGGAACCCATCAGGCGCTGCTGGCGTACGCGGCCGATCACGCCCGCAACGTGTTGCGCCCCGCGGCGCAGCGTGTGGGGCATCCGCTGCGTGTCGCGCACGCGTGGTCGTTCACCTTCGACGCGGCGTGGCAACCGCTGGTGGCGTTGCTCGACGGCCACGCCAACCACATCGTAGGTGACGACGTGCAGCGCGACGCCGAGGCGCTCGTGGAGACCATCGGGCGCCACGGGATCGACATGATCGACACGACACCGTCGATGTTCACGCAACTGCGCGCGGCCGGACTGCTCAGCACCGTGCCGCTGGCGGTGCTGGCACTCGGCGGCGAGGCCATCGACACCGCGCTGTGGCAGGCGATCCAGGCCGAGTGCGAACGCACCTGGATGTCGGCGCACAACTGTTACGGCCCCACCGAGGCCACCGTGGAGGCCGTGGTCGCCGCGATCGCCGACCACCGCGACCCGTGCATCGGCAAACCCACCGACCCGACTGCCGCCTATGTGCTCGACAGCTGGCTGCGCCCGGTGCCCGCCGGGGTGGCCGGCGAGTTGTACCTCGCCGGTGGGCAGCTCACGCGCGGCTACGTGGGCAGGCCAGGGGAGACCGCGGCCCGGTTCGTGGCCGACCCGTTCACCCTGGGCGCGCGCATGTACCGCACCGGTGACGTGGTGCGCCGGACACCCGACGGGGCCCTGCAGTTCCTGGGCCGCAGCGACGATCAGGTCAAGATCCGCGGTTTCCGCGTCGAACCCGGCGAGGTCGCCGCGGCGCTGCACCGGCACCCACAGGTGCGTCACGCGCACGTCGCGCTGCGCCGCCACCGCAGCGGGCCGCGCCTGGTGGCCTACGTCGTCACCGATGCCTCCTTGGCGGACGCGGCCGGGGAGCTGCGCCGCATGCTCGCCGCGACGTTGCCGAGATATCTGGTGCCGCATCACATCCTGCTCGTCGACGAGATCCCGCTGACCACCAACGGCAAGGTCGACGACGCCAGGCTGGCCGCGCTCGACTCGGGGCGGCAGTCCGGTGGTTTCCAAGGGCCGGCGACCGATACCGAGAGGGTTGTCGCCGAGGTGCTGGCCGAGGTGCTGGACACACGTGCGGTCGACGTCACCGCGGAGTTCCTCGATCTGGGGCTGGACAGCATCGTTGCGCTGACGGTTGTGCAGGCCGTGCGCAGGCGCGGTCTGGCGCTGCGGGCCCGGCTCATGCTGGAGTGCGCCAACGTGCGTGAGCTCGCCGCGGCGATCGACGCCGACGCCCACCACGCTGCCGTCGACCACACTCCTGAGGATTCCGGCCCGATCCCGTTGCTGCCGAACGGAAGCTGGCTCTACCAGTACGGCGAACCGCGACGGCTGGCGCAGACCGAGGCGTTCCGGCTGCCCGAGGGCACCACGGCCGCGCAGTTGCGGACCCTGCTTCGTACCGTCGTCGACGGGCACGAGGTGCTGCGAACCCGGCTCGACCGGGTCACCCGCACCCTGGTGCCGCACGGGCCTCGTGACGTGCTCACCGAGGCGGTCGGGGTGGGAACCCTGGCCGACGCCGTGGCCGAGCAGGCCGCGCTGTCGGTGGACCGCATCGACCCGCAGCAGGGTTCGATGCTCGACGCGGTGTGGCTGCGTCACCCCGACGCGCCCGGCGGTGTGCTCATCCTCACCGCCCATGTGCTCGCGCTCGACCCGGCGTCGTGGCGCATCGTCGTCGGCGAGCTCGAGACCGCCTGGCACGCACTGGCATCCGGCCGGGAGCCGACGCCGGTGCGCGAGCACACGTCGCTGCGGCGGTGGTCACGCATGCTGTCCGAGCGTGCGCTGAAACTCGACACCGTCGACTTCTGGCACCGCCAGTTCGACGGTGCCGATCCCGACATCGGCGCCAGGCGCGTCGATCCGGCAACCGACCGGATGCGCGACATCGCGGTCGAGATGACCTTCGCCGACGCGGATCTCACGGCCCGATTGCTCACCGGAGGGGTCCCGGTGACCGAGGTGCTCGCCGCGGCGACGGCGCGGACCGTCACCGCGTGGCGACGCGAACGCGGACAGCCGACACCCGCGCCGCTCTTGGCGCTGGAAACCCACGGCCGGGCCGACGCCGTGGTGTCGGCCGATCTGGGGGAGGACCCCCACCAGGTGGACACCGGTGACACCGCCGGGTTGCTCAGCATGATCTACCCGCTGCGGGTGACCGCCGGCGACGCGCGCGGTGTGGCCGAACTGGTCGCCGCCATCCCCGGCGACCCGATCGACTACGGGCTGCTGCGCCACCTGCGCGAGGACACCGCAGAAAGCCTTGGTGTGCACCGTGACCCGCAGTTGCTGCTGAACTACCTGGGCCGTATCGAACTGGATTCGGCCGATCATGCCCTGCTGCAGGACCGGTCACTGTTGTCCGGTGTCACGCCGATACCCGAACCGGATGTCGCTGTGCGCCACGAACTGACGATCATGGCCGCGGTGATCGACCGGGACGGATCGGCCGTGCTGGGCGCACAGTGGCGGACCCTGCCGGACATCCTGTCGGCCGCCGAAGTTGGCACATTGCAGACCATGTGGCTCGATGCGTTGCGAGAGGTGGTCGAGTGA
- a CDS encoding non-ribosomal peptide synthetase produces the protein MTDIADTATASTVEARLELMRRKLAERGLAAGRAAAEGSAAAVDPTVLSDGQRRMWFVQGFDPSGVLLNVSLSYRLTGDIDAERMQAAVEAVARRHPILRTTFHADENGEPRAEVHDDLTPSWTTHDLSEKSERARKLRLEVLAQREFGTPFDLGTESPLRLTLIRTGPAEHVLLLVAHHIAWDDGSWRVFFTDLTRAYSGEQLPETPRVGAAAPDTTDEDLAYWREVMANPPEPLELPGPMGSVVPTGFRSQRSTVRLSAETVEKVTVLARETGATPYMVLLAAFGALIRRYTHTDDFLVATPVLNRDTEDTIGYHGNTVAMRMRPRSDAGFRDLVLQTRDVALGAFAHQRVNLDRVVRELNPDRRHGAERMTRVSFGFREPDGGGFCPAGVRCERAELRGNHTQLPLGFMVEWEATGATVEAEHLTEVLDAALAEQMLRHFTVLLDNALADPDRALWRLDLFTAEDTAWLTRMATGEAFDTPAATLTDLVTQQAERTPDATAVVYEGRHFTYREINESANRLAHWLIGQGIGTEDRVAVLLEKSPELVITALGIVKAGAVYLPVDPTYPEDRLNYILSDSDPKIVLREFVSGLEDQPTTDPTDAERVRPLRPDNTAYLIYTSGSTGLPKGVPVPHRPIAEYFVWFGGEYDVTNEDRLLQVASQSFDVSIGEIFGMLAAGARLVIPKPGGLTDIGYLTDLLRNEGITSMHFVPSLLGLFLSLPGVNEWRTLQRVPIGGEALPGEIADKFHATFDSLLHNFYGPTETVLNCTRYKVEGKQGARTVPIGKPKINTTIHLLDDALQPVPVGVIGEIYIGGTHVAHGYHRRPGMTAERFVADPFNPGGRMYRSGDLARRNADGDIEFVGRADEQVKIRGFRIELGEVSAAISVDPSVGQAVVVVSDLPSLGKSLVAYITPAAGADHVDIERIRARVTAALPEYMVPAAYVELDEIPITTHGKIDRRALPEPEITSTTRFREPSTDTERTVAGLFAELLERDEVGADDSFFDLGGHSLLATKLVAAVRARCAVDVGVQDVFEHATVSGLAAHIEDLVASGASSGRPAIVAVPHDGPLQMSAAQLRQWFQFRIDGPNPVNNVPFAARLSGPCDVDALIAAVGDVVARHEILRTTYREIDGAPYQIIHPPAPVPVRQARGDGEDWVQAQLDAERRYCFDLETDWPIRAAVLTTAEHHVLSLVVHHIAADHWSGTVLFTDLLTAYHARHAGSAVELPPLPVQYADFAAWQAELLAGTDDTIDEQRRYWTTQLAGLPEENGLYPDFPRPPVPTGDGAALDFSIDADTRARLIALTRELGVTEFMLLQAAVAIALHKSGQGTDIPLGTPVAGRTAPELDALIGFFINIVVLRNDLSGNPSLREVLRRSREMALAAYQHQDLPFDRVVDAVSPVRSLSRNPLFGVVVHVRDDLPADQVIDDGGNGETRFTALEPTFDVAHADLSLNFFAQNGNGGRAGEPAGYKGTVIYRTELYEPATARRLIGWLHRIIDAFATDADTTLRDIAVIDADERTLLIEDWSRRAVPPALPQTEGATNVYVLDEWLEPVAIGVIGDVYYAGGAVDASAEAANGVAAQRFVPNPFGAGRLYRTGDRARWTSDGRLEPVTAGEPRLQAALEAVDGVAAAATRYWENRSAPLLAAYVVADAAHAADPQFAEQVRTALPDEFAGAAITVVDDLTPAALTRPRVSATASGPFEAPATPTERAVAAMLVELLGVTQVGRHDDFFTLGGDSILAVQLAARARDAGVAMTARMVFEHPVLSELAAAIDAAGEGSAAQDVHHAPMEASGLSSDELAALTAAWGQSQDGKR, from the coding sequence GTGACTGACATTGCCGATACCGCGACGGCCTCCACCGTCGAAGCCCGCCTGGAGTTGATGCGGCGCAAGCTCGCCGAACGCGGCCTGGCGGCCGGACGCGCAGCAGCCGAAGGTTCCGCGGCGGCCGTCGATCCCACGGTGCTGTCCGACGGACAGCGCCGCATGTGGTTCGTGCAGGGGTTCGATCCGAGCGGGGTCCTGCTCAATGTGAGCCTGTCCTACCGGCTCACCGGTGACATCGATGCCGAACGTATGCAGGCCGCGGTCGAGGCGGTGGCCCGGCGTCACCCGATCCTGCGCACGACCTTCCATGCCGACGAGAACGGCGAACCGCGCGCCGAGGTTCACGACGACCTCACACCGTCGTGGACCACGCACGATTTGTCGGAGAAGTCCGAGCGGGCGCGCAAGCTGCGCCTGGAGGTGCTCGCGCAGCGTGAGTTCGGCACACCGTTCGACCTGGGCACCGAATCACCGCTGCGCCTCACGCTCATCAGGACCGGACCGGCCGAACACGTACTGCTGCTCGTCGCACACCACATCGCATGGGACGACGGTTCGTGGCGGGTGTTCTTCACCGACCTCACGCGCGCGTACTCGGGCGAGCAATTGCCCGAGACGCCACGGGTCGGGGCTGCCGCCCCGGACACCACCGACGAGGACCTCGCCTACTGGCGCGAGGTCATGGCGAATCCGCCCGAGCCGCTGGAACTTCCCGGCCCGATGGGTTCGGTGGTGCCGACCGGTTTCCGATCGCAGCGCAGTACCGTACGACTGTCGGCCGAGACCGTCGAGAAGGTGACGGTACTGGCGCGCGAGACCGGCGCGACGCCGTACATGGTGCTGCTGGCCGCGTTCGGCGCGCTCATCAGGCGCTACACCCACACCGACGACTTCCTGGTCGCCACCCCGGTGCTCAACCGCGACACCGAGGACACCATCGGATACCACGGCAACACCGTCGCGATGCGCATGCGACCCCGCAGCGACGCCGGATTCCGTGACCTGGTGCTGCAGACCCGCGACGTCGCGCTCGGGGCGTTCGCGCATCAGCGGGTCAACCTGGACCGGGTGGTGCGCGAACTCAACCCGGATCGTCGCCACGGCGCCGAGCGCATGACCCGCGTGAGCTTCGGGTTCCGTGAACCCGATGGCGGCGGGTTCTGCCCGGCCGGGGTGCGGTGCGAACGTGCCGAACTGCGCGGCAACCACACCCAGTTGCCGCTGGGCTTCATGGTCGAGTGGGAAGCCACGGGTGCCACCGTCGAGGCCGAGCACCTCACCGAGGTGCTCGATGCGGCGTTGGCCGAACAGATGCTGCGGCACTTCACGGTGCTGCTCGACAACGCCCTCGCCGATCCCGATCGCGCGCTGTGGCGTCTGGACCTGTTCACCGCCGAGGACACGGCGTGGCTGACGCGGATGGCCACCGGCGAGGCCTTCGACACACCCGCGGCGACCCTCACCGATCTGGTGACCCAGCAGGCCGAACGCACCCCGGACGCCACCGCCGTGGTCTACGAGGGCAGGCACTTCACCTACCGCGAGATCAACGAGTCCGCGAACCGGTTGGCGCACTGGCTGATCGGGCAGGGCATCGGCACCGAGGACCGCGTCGCGGTGCTGCTGGAGAAGTCGCCCGAGCTGGTCATCACCGCGCTCGGCATCGTCAAGGCCGGTGCGGTGTACCTGCCCGTCGACCCGACGTATCCCGAGGACCGGCTGAACTACATCCTGTCCGACTCCGACCCCAAGATCGTGCTGCGCGAGTTCGTCAGCGGGCTGGAGGATCAGCCGACGACCGACCCCACCGACGCCGAGCGCGTGCGGCCGCTGCGGCCCGACAACACCGCGTACCTGATCTACACATCCGGTTCCACCGGTCTGCCCAAAGGTGTTCCGGTGCCGCACCGCCCGATAGCCGAGTACTTCGTGTGGTTCGGCGGCGAATACGACGTCACCAACGAAGACCGCCTGCTGCAGGTCGCGTCGCAGAGCTTCGACGTGTCGATCGGGGAGATCTTCGGCATGCTGGCCGCCGGTGCGCGCCTGGTGATCCCGAAACCGGGCGGCCTCACCGACATCGGCTACCTGACCGATCTGCTGCGCAACGAGGGCATCACCTCGATGCACTTCGTGCCGTCGCTGCTCGGGCTGTTCCTGTCGCTGCCCGGCGTCAACGAGTGGCGCACCCTGCAGCGCGTGCCGATCGGCGGCGAGGCACTGCCCGGCGAGATCGCCGACAAATTCCACGCGACGTTCGACTCGCTGCTGCACAACTTCTACGGACCCACCGAGACCGTGCTGAACTGCACGCGCTACAAGGTCGAGGGCAAGCAGGGCGCGCGCACCGTACCGATCGGAAAGCCCAAGATCAACACCACGATCCATCTGCTCGACGACGCGCTGCAACCGGTGCCCGTCGGCGTGATCGGCGAGATCTACATCGGCGGAACACATGTCGCGCACGGCTATCACCGACGGCCGGGAATGACCGCCGAGCGCTTCGTCGCCGATCCGTTCAACCCGGGCGGGCGGATGTACCGCTCGGGAGATCTCGCGCGGCGCAACGCCGACGGCGACATCGAGTTCGTCGGGCGGGCCGACGAGCAGGTGAAGATCCGCGGCTTCCGCATCGAACTCGGCGAGGTGTCGGCGGCGATCTCGGTGGACCCGTCGGTGGGGCAGGCCGTGGTGGTGGTCAGCGACCTGCCGAGCCTCGGCAAGAGCCTGGTCGCCTACATCACGCCGGCCGCGGGCGCCGACCACGTCGACATCGAACGCATCCGGGCCCGGGTGACCGCTGCGCTGCCGGAATACATGGTGCCCGCGGCCTACGTCGAGCTCGACGAGATCCCGATCACCACCCACGGCAAGATCGACCGCAGGGCCCTGCCCGAGCCGGAGATCACCTCCACCACCCGATTCCGGGAACCGTCCACCGACACCGAACGCACCGTGGCCGGATTGTTCGCCGAACTGCTCGAACGCGACGAGGTGGGCGCCGACGACTCGTTCTTCGATCTCGGCGGCCACTCACTGCTCGCGACCAAACTCGTCGCGGCCGTGCGTGCCCGATGTGCTGTGGACGTGGGTGTCCAGGACGTTTTCGAGCACGCCACGGTGTCCGGCCTCGCCGCGCACATCGAAGACCTGGTGGCCTCGGGTGCATCGAGTGGTCGCCCCGCGATCGTCGCGGTGCCGCACGACGGCCCGCTGCAGATGTCGGCCGCGCAGTTGCGCCAGTGGTTCCAGTTCCGCATCGACGGCCCGAACCCGGTCAACAACGTGCCCTTCGCGGCGCGCCTGTCCGGGCCCTGCGACGTCGACGCATTGATCGCCGCGGTCGGCGACGTCGTCGCGCGGCACGAGATCCTGCGGACCACCTACCGCGAGATCGACGGTGCGCCGTACCAGATCATCCACCCGCCGGCCCCGGTGCCGGTGCGGCAGGCGCGCGGTGACGGAGAGGACTGGGTGCAGGCCCAACTCGACGCCGAGCGCAGGTACTGCTTCGACCTGGAGACCGACTGGCCGATCCGGGCTGCGGTGCTGACCACCGCTGAGCACCACGTGCTGTCACTCGTGGTGCACCACATCGCGGCCGACCACTGGTCGGGCACAGTGCTGTTCACCGATCTGCTCACGGCCTACCACGCCCGCCACGCCGGCAGCGCCGTCGAACTGCCGCCGCTGCCCGTGCAGTACGCCGACTTCGCTGCCTGGCAGGCCGAACTGCTGGCAGGCACCGACGACACGATCGACGAACAACGCCGGTACTGGACAACGCAGTTGGCCGGTCTGCCCGAAGAGAACGGGCTGTATCCGGACTTCCCTCGGCCCCCGGTACCCACGGGCGACGGCGCGGCGCTGGACTTCAGCATCGACGCCGACACCAGGGCCAGGCTGATCGCGCTCACCCGCGAACTCGGCGTCACCGAGTTCATGCTGCTGCAGGCCGCCGTCGCGATCGCGTTGCACAAGTCCGGACAGGGCACCGACATCCCGCTGGGCACCCCGGTCGCCGGGCGCACGGCACCCGAACTCGACGCGCTGATCGGGTTCTTCATCAACATCGTGGTGCTGCGTAACGACCTCTCGGGCAACCCGTCGCTGCGTGAGGTGCTGCGCCGCTCCCGTGAGATGGCGTTGGCTGCCTACCAGCATCAGGACCTGCCGTTCGACCGTGTGGTCGACGCCGTGAGCCCCGTGCGCTCGCTGTCGCGCAACCCGCTGTTCGGTGTCGTCGTGCACGTCCGCGATGACCTGCCCGCCGATCAGGTGATCGACGACGGCGGCAATGGCGAAACACGCTTCACCGCACTGGAACCCACGTTCGACGTGGCACATGCGGATCTGTCGCTGAACTTCTTCGCGCAGAACGGCAATGGGGGACGGGCTGGTGAACCGGCCGGCTACAAGGGCACCGTGATCTACCGCACCGAGTTGTACGAGCCCGCGACCGCGCGACGTCTCATCGGGTGGCTGCACCGGATCATCGACGCGTTCGCGACCGACGCCGACACGACGCTGCGCGACATCGCGGTGATCGACGCGGACGAGCGCACGCTGCTGATCGAGGACTGGAGCCGCCGCGCGGTGCCGCCTGCGCTACCGCAGACCGAGGGCGCCACCAACGTCTACGTGCTCGACGAGTGGCTCGAGCCGGTGGCGATAGGCGTGATCGGCGACGTGTACTACGCAGGCGGCGCTGTGGATGCGTCGGCTGAAGCCGCGAACGGCGTTGCCGCACAACGCTTCGTGCCCAACCCCTTCGGCGCGGGCCGGCTGTACCGCACCGGGGACCGGGCACGCTGGACCTCCGACGGCAGGCTCGAGCCCGTCACCGCCGGTGAACCGCGGCTGCAGGCCGCGCTGGAGGCCGTTGACGGCGTGGCCGCCGCGGCGACGCGGTACTGGGAGAACCGCTCGGCGCCGTTGCTGGCCGCATACGTGGTGGCCGACGCAGCTCACGCCGCGGACCCGCAGTTCGCCGAGCAGGTACGCACCGCGCTGCCCGACGAATTCGCCGGCGCCGCAATCACCGTCGTCGACGACCTCACCCCGGCCGCCCTGACCCGCCCGCGCGTGAGCGCCACGGCGTCGGGTCCGTTCGAGGCGCCGGCCACGCCCACCGAACGTGCCGTGGCCGCGATGCTCGTCGAGCTGCTGGGCGTCACACAGGTGGGCCGCCACGACGACTTCTTCACCCTCGGCGGTGACAGCATCCTCGCGGTGCAACTCGCGGCACGCGCGCGCGACGCGGGTGTGGCGATGACCGCGCGCATGGTGTTCGAACATCCGGTTCTGTCGGAGCTCGCCGCGGCGATCGATGCCGCGGGTGAGGGCTCGGCCGCGCAGGATGTCCACCATGCGCCCATGGAGGCGTCGGGTCTGTCGTCCGACGAGCTCGCGGCGCTGACCGCGGCATGGGGTCAGAGCCAAGACGGGAAACGATGA